In the Granulosicoccus antarcticus IMCC3135 genome, GCGGTTCGTTGCTCGTGTGGCATCAGTCACTGCGGCTGGCCAAGAGGACGTCTATGATGTTCAAGTTCCGGGCATCAACACCTTCGATGCCAACGGTCTGCATGCGCATAATTGTGGCGAGCAGCCCCTGCCCCCTTATGGCGCCTGCCTGCTTGGTTCCATCAATCTGACCCGCTTTGTGCTGGACCCCTTTACTGACAAGGCTCGTTTCGACTGGGAGCGTTTTACCCGCACCGTCGAGATCTTTACCCGCATGCTCGACAACGTTGTTGAAATCAATGGCCTGCCATTGGAACAGCAACGCCGTGAAATCGTACGCAAGCGTCGCCATGGCATGGGCTATCTGGGCCTGGGTTCGTGCATGACGCTGATGGGCATGAAATACGGCAGCAAGGAATCACTGGCGTTCACCGATGAAGTTACACGTGAGTTGGCCGTTACAGGCTGGCGTGCAGCACTGGCGCTATCGAAAGAGAAAGGTCCCGCTCCGATCATGGATGAGACTTTCACCGTAACTGGTGAGATGTTACGCAAGCGACCGGAAATGAAAAAAGACGGCTATTCAATTGGCGATGAGGTGCAGGGACGTGTATTGCATGCTCGCTACAGCCGCTATATGCAACGCATTGCCGAAGTCGATCCCAAGCTGGTAAAAGAGCTGGCCGAGCATGGTGCACGCTTTACTCACCACAGCTCAATCGCCCCGACAGGCACCATCTCATTGTCTCTGGCCAACAACGCCAGTAATGGCATCGAGCCCAGCTTTGCCCATCACTACGCGCGCAACGTGATTCGTGAAGGTCGCAAGACCAAGGAAAAAGTCGATGTATTCTCCTTCGAACTGCTGGCCTATCAAGCACTGATAAATGACAAGGCCCTGCCCTACAGCGATGACCCTGCCTGCCAGCTGCCTGACTACTTCATGTCGGCCGATGACATCACACCCAAGGATCATGTCTCTGTCCAGGCAGCCTCCCAGCGTTGGATCGACTCATCGATTTCCAAGACTGCCAATGTCCCGACAAACTTTCCGTTTGCCGATTTCAAGGACATCTATATGTTCGCCTATGATCAGGGCCTGAAAGGCTGCACGACATTCCGCTTCAACCCGGAGAACTTTCAAGGCGTGCTGGTCAAAGAGGCAGATCTTGAGAATACCGAATACAACTTCACACTCGAGGATGGCTCTGTCGTCAGCGTCAAAGGTAATGAGCAGATCGAATATGACGGAGAGATGCACACCGCCGCCAACCTGTACGATGCCTTGAAAGAAGGTTACTACGGAAAGTTTTGAGGAAGCCCATCATGAAAATTGCAAAGAAAATCGTTGGCTACTCGGTAACAAAACCGACAGACGCCAACAGCGACGGCACCGCGTTGACAGATAGTAAATCTGATGACGCGTCAAAGACAGAAGGCCAGTCGGCCGATGTCATCCATATGCACGAGACTCTTGCCCGCCCGCAGAAGCTGATCGGTTCAACCTACAAGTTGAAAACACCCGACCATGTTTCATCACATGCCATGTACATCACGATCAACGACATCGTGCTGAACGAGGGCACCGAGCACGAATTGCGACGCCCGTTCGAGGTCTTCATCAACTCGAAGAACCTGGAGCATTACCAGTGGATTGTGGCACTCACGTTGATCATGTCAGCCGTATTCCGCAAAGGTGGCGATGTCACCTTCCTGGTTGAAGAACTGCGATCGGTGTTCGATCCGCGCGGTGGCTATTGGAACAAGGGCAAGTACATGCCTTCGATCATTGCAGAGATTGGTGATGTGATTGAGCACCACCTGATTGATATCGGCATGCTGAAAAGCAACGAGCCCGATGAAGTTCAGGCAAAACTGATCGCTGACAAGAAAGCCGAGCTGCGAGCCGAGCACAGTGCTGCGCAAGCAGATTCATCGCAGAGCACCGAAGCTGCTGATGAGCCGTGGATGGCTACTGCCACGCTTTGCAACAAATGCAATACCAAAGCGGTTGTACTGCGCGATGGTTGCCAGACGTGTATGAATTGTGGCGATTCGAAGTGTGGTTGATGCCACGTTTGCCGGGTTGAACCAGGTTTTATCGTTGATTTGAATGTCCTTGCCATTGCGAAGGATCGCAATGGCAATCGATGGTTATTCATTAGTCGTTTAAATCATGGATTAATATCAGTGCCAACACCCGGCACTAATCCATACTCCGAACAAGGCACTCCAGACTGTCCGCTTGCAACTGCTGACAAAGCTGATTGGCAGCATCTCTGCCTTGACCGGGACCCACGAGCAGACGAGTCATATTCTGATATTGCTCAAAGCGCGGTGTTTTCCCCTCAAACGCCTGTGCGCCCTGGCTTACTCGATTCCAGAAAGCCTGGGCCAAGTCACGAGTTCCGTACGCACCGAGTTGTACAAACCAGCTCCCCTCCTCTACCGGCGACTCCGGCACAGCTTCTACTTCGGGCTCTGCACTGGCAAGAACCGGGACAACGGGGGCGATGATGGGCTGGGGCTGTGATTCCTCTTTTTGCGCGAAGGTACCCAGCGTTACTGCTTTTTCCTCGATTGCGCGCAGGGTGAAATCCAGTCCTCTGATTACACCATTACTGCTGAGCACCGTTAAATTGTCAGGTCGATCCAGTACGCGACCATCGAGCGCATCCTCAAGAGATAACTGATAATCACCGGGCTCAATTCCGTCAAAAAGAAAAAAGCCATCGAAAGCGGAGCGTCGTTGAGCAACGACCGCACCGTCGAGTGTTTTCAGCGAAACCAATGCACGACTGACGGGCATTTCTTCATCACCATCAGCAGTGACAACATGGCCCTCGAGCTCAACAGTACGAATTATCGGAAAATCGACTACCGCGTAACTACCCGGCCGCGGAATGACTGAAACCCCGGGATTCCTCGACCTCAATTCAGTATCGGCAAGTGTTGCCTCCTCAAGCTGAATATCTACCTGTCGATGGGCTGGCATACGAGATAGATAAGCCAACCCGCGTTCATCAGTCGTTGCGCGTCGCCAAGCCTGTACTCCCTTTATATCAACTCCGGCATACGGCTGACCCACGGCTCCATTCTCATCCTCAAACACCCGTACCTCGACGGCCCCTGCGCCGACAGATGCAAGGCTATCGAACCTTGGCATCAGCGTCCCAGGCTGTGGCGCCAGGGTGGTCGATAGATTGATCAGACCTACCCAACGCTCATCACTGTCATAGCCAACACGGGCATTGATGACTACATGATCGAGCACCCAATTGATTCCCGCCGCATAGTAGGTAGTATCTATCCGCGGATCATGTCTGATATCCAGGTCCAGACTCAGATTCCTGTCGATGCTCAAACTACCAGTGGCACTCAGATCGATCAATTCGGTCTCCGGCTCGAAATCGTAACTGGTTGACAAGCGGAATGACCACGGCTTGATAACGGTGCGGAAATTAGACTGACCCCCTGTCAGCGATGTTCGTGTCGTGATGCCATTCAGACGCTCATCTGCAGATGAATACCAAAGCGAGGAGGAGAACTGTCCCATACCTGCCAAAGTGGTTGTTGTACCAATGACTGCGTTGTAGGCCGTACTGTTCTCCTGTTCCCGGGTCTCGGCCTTGAATTTTACGGGAAAGTCAAAAACAGACGATGTGATACCAATACTGGTCTGCCATTTTTGCGGGGAGCTGGCCAGCTCAGGTTCGTCAAAGTACTGCGTGTAACCCAGATTGAGACTGGTGATGCCCAGTCGGGTACTCAGGGAGGTACTCACCGAGCTCTGAGCACCGGGCGTGTTGACATAATTGACATTACCGTAGAATCGCGAGGTGCTGATACCTAAACGTGCATTGCTGGATTCCAGCCGCTCACCAGCGACCTCTCGGCTGGTAACACCCGCGCCGACAGTCAGGTTGCGCGACAGACCAAAATTGAAACCTCCTGAAAACAATCCATTGCCCGATTCTCCCTCGCCATCATTCAAACCAAACACTGTTCGTCCACTCTCTACCGCTGACATCTCATAGCTGATACCGCCGGGAGCAAGCATGCCCAAGCCCAGGAAGTAGACTTCTTCACGGGATTCAGTTTCACCGAACGGTCCAAAGAACTTGAGCTCAAAACGGTTTTCACCAAACTGCAGGGGTAAATCCTCAAACACATAACGTCCATCTTGCCCGGTCGTCTGTATCGTGATCAGCTGACCGTTCTGATAGAGCTCGACATCCCAGTCTGGCAATTGGCTGCCTTCGAGAGTGATGACCTCAAGGTCAAAGCGCCCACTCTGCTCATTGCGGCCACCTCCACCGCGTAGCAGCAAACCACGCCCCCCCCCTGCACTGACATCGCCTACTTCAACATGGTTCAGTCCCAAAGGACCGTCAAAGGCTGTTCGCTCCAGTTTCAGACGTGCTCCGGTCAATGACTCCTCAGACTGCCCAGAGAGCGAGATCGTGGATGTCATCCATCCAAGATCTCCCCTCGACAACAAGGCATAGTTGGAGCCATAGTCTGCACGGCTGTCAGGAGTTTGGCGAACAGATGAAAAACCCAGACGAAGCTTTGTAGTATGGGGTCCAAGTAATCGATAAGGCGTTTCCTGCAATGGGAATTGCGCTTCCCGATTACTGGAAGTGCCACCGATCGGATGTTTTCGACGTTGAGTGCGCTTTTGTATCGGTAGTAATTCGTCAGCCTCTATATTCAGATACAACTCGCGTATGACCGCTGACAGACGCAACGGAAACCACTTCTCCAAAGCCTTTGTCTCTACATACAGCTCTCCTTCAAACATCACCGCTTCACCTTCGGAGATCGGCCACTGTTGGCCATCACTGACTACCACGGCGTTCTGCAGGTCCAGCGAGAAAAAGCGATCCTCAGAAATATACCAACCTTCGGCCAAGCCTTGTTCCGCGTCTACCGCAATAAGGAAACCCAGACCATTGGCCAGCTCGTTGAGTGAGACTAGAAACTCTTCACCACGCTGGTAGCCCAACACATCCAAGTCAAGACGCTCACCGTCAAGGCGCAATTCAAGCAGTAATTCATTTTCCAGCTGCAGCTGAGCAGGTGCTGTAAAAGCTTGTGTTCCGAAGGTGATGCAGAGAAAAGCGAGAACGAGTCTCCAACCACGAATATATGCACCATCGGTCAACATAACTTTTCCCAGGATATATCTGCTCATCACCCCGGCGTTAGCCAAAGCGTTCGTGATAGATGAGCAAAGATAAGGCCCGATCAACTACCAAGGGGTGTCCTGAAGCCGTATCACGGCTCTAGAAAACAGAATAAAACACCGACGACGAGTCTCTGTATTCAGGCGCTCATGCACACAGCCTTTGAAGGCCCGCTTGCACACAGCCTTTTGGGTGGGCCTTGAGCAGTCGGTGTCTCTGTTCACTTACCACGCGACAATGTCGGGTGGAAAACCACGTGACTGATCATGAGCTAGCGGTTCCCATTGGTCAGGACTGGATCTACAAGATCGTTGCCACCTTGCACATTGATTACGCAAAACCAACGTCTGTCACCTCATTGAGGCCCTCATACCGATTACCCAATCAAGCTCTATATCTGTCCAAAACTCACTATTGACCCACGAGATAAATCGGTAGCAGTACGCAGAAAAATGTCCTGAACCAGCAGATTTTGAGCCTCAGTTACGGTTTTCTGGTACAGACGATGATTACTGACTCAGTTTTTTTCCATTCTACCGTTACTTATCTCAAGGTAACCTTTTCAGGTCAACGGCGGACTACTCTGAACCAGACCTTTTGGTGCTTACAAGCTAGTACGTAGACCGCTGAAGGTACACGTGCAACAAAAGAAATAACTTTTAACTTCAGGACCTTATGATGATGATGATGAATATACGTAAACAACATTTGGCAGTTGCCGTAGCCGGTACGCTCAGCCTGATGGCCTCCACTGCTCAGGCTGCCGAGTTCACAGCAAGCACTACTTTGCAAAACACGCTGGCAGTTACTGCCATATCCCCATTGGACATTGGTACGGTCTTTGCTGCAAGCACCGGCGCAGATATCGGTGACGGCGTGGGAGTCATGAATATTGCCGGGGATGGGACCGTAGACTACACGAACTCGTCGACTACAATAAAGCTGATGAGCTTGGGAACTCCCGTGCCGGCGCAAGGATCTGTTGATTCGGCATCCGACTTTAAACTGATCCTGCCGGACACGAATCTTTTCCTTGCAACTACATTTGCCGACGGTAGTGGAACCCTTGAGGCCGCTTTCAGTGACGCCAACTTAGGGAATGCCGGCTATGAAGCAGTCGAACTCAGGGTCTCAGCCGATGATACTATCCCTGCTCTCTATCTTGTACATTTCAAGGTTGGAGACGTTAGTGGTGGCGCAGCATCGGAAGACGGAACCGCAAATGATGGAATATGGGACGTAGACATGGACTTCGGTGAGACGACCTATGTTTTCAATATCGGTGCGACCGTCGTCACACAACCTGGAATCGAGTCCGCAACGGGTGCGGCGGATGGTGATCTAGCATACGAAGAAGGTACCTACTCCGGCACATTCGAGGTTACTGCATCCTACTAGAACGGACTAGGCCATGCTGAGAAAGAAAGGGGGCGTTAAAAGCGCCCCTTTTTCTTCAACTGTTGCGCTCAGAGCTATCAACCTCATCCCAAGTCAATGCTCAGAAAGACATTATATAAGCTTATCAGGCCTGCTGCTAAATCAACACGAGCAGTCAATGCTCTGGATGCCTTCTACCGGTCAGCACAGAATGGTACCTTTCAAAACTCCTAGCCAGTCTTGACTATTGGGCCTTCTCGGCAGTGGATTGTCTCTCGTAGAAATTCATATCAATACAACTCGAAGACTTAAAGTAAAAGCTCTATAGCTGCTTCTCTTCCCGCTTCTAGAGCTGTTATAAACTTGCAAAGTCATTAGTGACACCAATGCTGTCGAGAGAAATTCTCCAGCGGCTCCTGCATGAAGCACGCCAACCGTGGATGTCACCTCTCCACCATACGAACGATTACGCTGTCTACTGAACAGCGTGCAGCGCTGATTACCTATCAAGGACAGCACGTGTATTCTGGCACTCAATTTGCTCGATCCAATAGCAAAGGTCGGGCAACTTTCCCTTTCCGATTTCTGGCTTACTCGCATTTTCGTAGCCAATGCCACCACAGCACCTGAAATTGGCGAGTCTACTCGGGTTTCACCCCAGTGCAACTCTCCAAACAGGAATCAAACGTCCAGAGCATCCCTATCGAAAGAGTGTCTACTCCCGTGCATTCAGAATCAGCTTCTCTCACCCAATGTCGGCAGGCAATATCCAACAAGGGAACAAGATTCATGACTCACCTCTTTTTGGCGATTCTACTCTGGGCGACAATGACAAGTTCTGCACTAGCGCAACCACTCATTGAAGAACTGCAGAACTTGCGTTTCGGCAAGCTTGCGATTTCTGCCAATGACACTGTATCGCAATTCACCTTTTCGCGAACCGGCAACAACATCAATATAGAAGGCCAGTTCGTGTTGATTGAGAAGGGCTTGCCAGGACTCTTCCAGTTCAGCGGGTTCCCGCCCACCACAAGACTAAACGTCAGCCTAGATAGCACAACACTCACCGCTGAAACCATCGGAATCACCGAGCCGTTGAGTGTGGACAACTACGACTTCCCACAGGTCACGACGGACTCTGAGGGAAACGCTGAATTATCATTGGGCGCACGCCTTGGCACAACAGGGAATGGTGGTACCTACGAAGACTACCTCTACAGCGGCACTACATCATTACGCGTTGACTACTGGCAACCTGATGCCGATGCCTTCGTATCCAGCAGCAAGGTCATTTTTCTGGAGACAGAGCTGAGTTCGACACTGACGATTGATCAAGAGCAGCAGTTGCATTTTGGCACCCTGTTTGCCCGTACCAGCATTACAAGTCAGGCTTCCATGACACTTTCGCCCGCAGGCACTTACAAAATCAGCGAACCGGAAAATTCACGCCTGGTTTCCATTGTAAAACCTGAAGAAGGGGTTCTGAGAGTGAGTGGAGCGGCAGCTAACTACACGTTATCTGTAACCCCGCAAGTGGCCGACGTATTGCTAGAACATACGGAAAACCCCGCTAGTGCCCCGCATTTGATTCTAAGTGATCTGCTGACATCACCGGACGGGATAGGAAGAACCGATGCCAACGGTGAGATGCTGATAACAATCGGCGGTACATTGAAAACGGAAATCACTTCTTCGCCACAGATCTACCCTAGCGGACGGTATGAGGGAACGTATGAAATCACGGTGTCTTATTGATATGGTGGATGGTACTGCGATGGAATTAACCAATTTTGCACACGATTCAAGAGTAATTTGATGAAAATCAGACAGTCACTAGTGAAGTACATTCTATTCGGCCTGACGCTCTGTCTAAGCTTTGCAGTCCACGCAGATATGCTGATCAGCCCTACCCGGGTTCTCATGGATCATGAAAACAAAAGCACTACCATGGTATTGCGAAATAACAGCAATGGCTCACGTACCTACCGTCTGAGTTGGGAGGATAAACGCGCGACGGAAGACGGTGGCTACAACATGGTGTCAGAAAGTGAGGAATGGCCTTCTGCCAAAGACATGATTCGTGTTTCTCCACGTCAAATCACAGTGGGGCCCAATGAAAACCAGACAGTACGTTTCAACTGGCGCCCCCCTGCTGATTTGCCATCCGGGGAGTATCGCTCGCATTTACTGCTACAGGTCATTCCGGATATTTCTGAACCCACTTCTACCTTGGGAGCAGAGACCTCTCAGGAAGGAGTCGGCATTCAAGTCTTCATGCAGATGTCATTCTCTATCCCTGTTGTAGTGCGACATGATACCGAAGCACCACAAATCACAATGGAATCCATCAAGGCCGTACCGACCAAGAACTCACAGCGCATGGGCCTGGAGATGGTGTTCAACCGTACCGGTAATGCCAGCAGTTTTGGCAAGATATCAGTGGAAATGCAGCGCGATGCCAATAGCCCCGTTGAGGTTATCAGTCAGTCCAAGGAACTCTCCATCTATCCGGAGATTGATAAACGCACGTTCACCATCCCCTTGAGCGAAGCGAGTATTCCCGAAGGTGCCTTCGTACGCGTCGCCTACGAAGGTGCCAAGGAATATGAAGGCATACTGTGGGCTGAACAAGTTTTTCAAGCCGAGTAACTCACTCGCCGAAGCCGACTAAAGGATTCAGCATGAAAAAAAGGGAATACCGCCGCTATACAGTCATTTGCGTCGTCACCATAGCCAACACTTTACTTATGACTTCCAGCCTACACGCACAAGAACGCACCCCTTTCGCAGAAGCTCTCACTGAAACAACCAAAGAATTTCTATCGGATCGCGGCCGCACTGGCAGCTTGATAGGCAGCATCATTGCCGGTGCAGCGGTGGCGAATCCGCTCGCGCCGCTGTTGGGTAGTGTGGCTGGCTTCATGATTGGCAAAAGCTCGGCCTTCTCCGATAAAGATAACAACGCCTCTCGAAGGCAAGCCTATAA is a window encoding:
- a CDS encoding NrdJb, with protein sequence MKIAKKIVGYSVTKPTDANSDGTALTDSKSDDASKTEGQSADVIHMHETLARPQKLIGSTYKLKTPDHVSSHAMYITINDIVLNEGTEHELRRPFEVFINSKNLEHYQWIVALTLIMSAVFRKGGDVTFLVEELRSVFDPRGGYWNKGKYMPSIIAEIGDVIEHHLIDIGMLKSNEPDEVQAKLIADKKAELRAEHSAAQADSSQSTEAADEPWMATATLCNKCNTKAVVLRDGCQTCMNCGDSKCG
- a CDS encoding SPOR domain-containing protein; its protein translation is MLTDGAYIRGWRLVLAFLCITFGTQAFTAPAQLQLENELLLELRLDGERLDLDVLGYQRGEEFLVSLNELANGLGFLIAVDAEQGLAEGWYISEDRFFSLDLQNAVVVSDGQQWPISEGEAVMFEGELYVETKALEKWFPLRLSAVIRELYLNIEADELLPIQKRTQRRKHPIGGTSSNREAQFPLQETPYRLLGPHTTKLRLGFSSVRQTPDSRADYGSNYALLSRGDLGWMTSTISLSGQSEESLTGARLKLERTAFDGPLGLNHVEVGDVSAGGGRGLLLRGGGGRNEQSGRFDLEVITLEGSQLPDWDVELYQNGQLITIQTTGQDGRYVFEDLPLQFGENRFELKFFGPFGETESREEVYFLGLGMLAPGGISYEMSAVESGRTVFGLNDGEGESGNGLFSGGFNFGLSRNLTVGAGVTSREVAGERLESSNARLGISTSRFYGNVNYVNTPGAQSSVSTSLSTRLGITSLNLGYTQYFDEPELASSPQKWQTSIGITSSVFDFPVKFKAETREQENSTAYNAVIGTTTTLAGMGQFSSSLWYSSADERLNGITTRTSLTGGQSNFRTVIKPWSFRLSTSYDFEPETELIDLSATGSLSIDRNLSLDLDIRHDPRIDTTYYAAGINWVLDHVVINARVGYDSDERWVGLINLSTTLAPQPGTLMPRFDSLASVGAGAVEVRVFEDENGAVGQPYAGVDIKGVQAWRRATTDERGLAYLSRMPAHRQVDIQLEEATLADTELRSRNPGVSVIPRPGSYAVVDFPIIRTVELEGHVVTADGDEEMPVSRALVSLKTLDGAVVAQRRSAFDGFFLFDGIEPGDYQLSLEDALDGRVLDRPDNLTVLSSNGVIRGLDFTLRAIEEKAVTLGTFAQKEESQPQPIIAPVVPVLASAEPEVEAVPESPVEEGSWFVQLGAYGTRDLAQAFWNRVSQGAQAFEGKTPRFEQYQNMTRLLVGPGQGRDAANQLCQQLQADSLECLVRSMD
- a CDS encoding DUF4402 domain-containing protein produces the protein MTHLFLAILLWATMTSSALAQPLIEELQNLRFGKLAISANDTVSQFTFSRTGNNINIEGQFVLIEKGLPGLFQFSGFPPTTRLNVSLDSTTLTAETIGITEPLSVDNYDFPQVTTDSEGNAELSLGARLGTTGNGGTYEDYLYSGTTSLRVDYWQPDADAFVSSSKVIFLETELSSTLTIDQEQQLHFGTLFARTSITSQASMTLSPAGTYKISEPENSRLVSIVKPEEGVLRVSGAAANYTLSVTPQVADVLLEHTENPASAPHLILSDLLTSPDGIGRTDANGEMLITIGGTLKTEITSSPQIYPSGRYEGTYEITVSY
- a CDS encoding molecular chaperone produces the protein MKIRQSLVKYILFGLTLCLSFAVHADMLISPTRVLMDHENKSTTMVLRNNSNGSRTYRLSWEDKRATEDGGYNMVSESEEWPSAKDMIRVSPRQITVGPNENQTVRFNWRPPADLPSGEYRSHLLLQVIPDISEPTSTLGAETSQEGVGIQVFMQMSFSIPVVVRHDTEAPQITMESIKAVPTKNSQRMGLEMVFNRTGNASSFGKISVEMQRDANSPVEVISQSKELSIYPEIDKRTFTIPLSEASIPEGAFVRVAYEGAKEYEGILWAEQVFQAE